A genomic stretch from Pomacea canaliculata isolate SZHN2017 linkage group LG2, ASM307304v1, whole genome shotgun sequence includes:
- the LOC112556090 gene encoding solute carrier family 25 member 36-like, whose product MESSKRNVVHIIAGGVGGTAGAVLTCPLEVVKTRLQSSSAGSFGQLCVSQAHLHLPWQTSVMQIHMCSTCNSNLAVSGQISTSTVIQHGTKGTANVFLCLRHILNTEGIKGLFKGIGPNLVGVFPSRAIYFGTYAKSKRTLNEVMTPDTHLVHLCSAVTAGVSAATCTNPIWLVKTRLQLDQKTEGGLTCRECVHRIYKQNGILGFYKGLTASYYGVSETVLHLVVYEALKAHLMQKTNHERSRSSSSSDVEATDFLKYMLAGGISKCFATTLAYPHEVARTRLREEGTKYRAFFQTLSLVLQEEGFRGLYRGLTTQLIRQIPNTAVVMATYEAVVYGLSRLFEENSHL is encoded by the exons GGTTGGAGGGACAGCTGGTGCAGTGCTGACATGTCCTCTGGAAGTGGTAAAAACACGGCTGCAGTCATCTAGTGCTGGATCTTTCGGACAATTATGTGTCAGTCAAGCTCATCTCCACCTGCCATGGCAGACATCAGTGATGCAAATCCACATGTGTTCTACATGTAATTCAAATCTTGCAGTCAGCGGGCAGATTTCCACATCAACTGTTATTCAGCATGGTACAAAAGGAACAGcaaatgtctttctttgtctcag aCACATTCTTAATACAGAAGGAATAAAAGGTCTTTTCAAGGGCATTGGACCCAATCTTGTGGGTGTTTTTCCATCAAG GGCAATATATTTTGGAACATATGCAAAATCTAAACGTACTCTTAATGAAGTTATGACACCAGACACACATCTTGTGCATCTCTGCTCTGCTGTTACAGCAG GTGTGTCAGCAGCAACTTGCACTAACCCCATATGGCTCGTCAAAACTCGGCTACAGCTTGATCAGAA aACTGAAGGAGGTCTAACATGTCGGGAATGCGTGCACCGGATATACAAGCAGAATGGCATTCTAGGCTTTTACAAAGGTCTTACTGCTTCTTACTATGGTGTTAGCGAAACAGTCCTCCACCTGGTTGTTTATGAGGCACTGAAGGCTCATTTAATGCAAAAAACCAACCACGAAAGGAGCAGATCCTCATCTAGCAGTGATGTGGAGGcaactgactttttaaaatatatgttggCAGGAGGCATTTCCAAGTGTTTCGCCACAACCCTTGCTTATCCACATG AGGTAGCCAGGACACGTCTCAGAGAAGAAGGAACAAAGTATCGAGCGTTTTTTCAGACATTGAGTCTAGTGCTGCAAGAAGAGGGCTTCAGAGGCTTGTATCGTGGCTTGACCACACAGCTGATCCGTCAGATCCCCAACACTGCTGTTGTGATGGCAACATATGAAGCAGTAGTGTATGGCTTGTCCAGATTGTTTGAGGAGAACAGTCATTTGTAG